The Corynebacterium vitaeruminis DSM 20294 genome window below encodes:
- the gluA gene encoding glutamate ABC transporter ATP-binding protein GluA, producing the protein MVSVAGVNKYFDSYHALRDINLEVPRGQVVVVLGPSGSGKSTLCRTLNRLETIDEGTISIDGVALPEEGKALAKLRSDVGMVFQSFNLFPHMTIRDNVTLGPVLVRKMKKADADKLAMSLLERVGIASQADKYPAQLSGGQQQRVAIARALAMKPKVMLFDEPTSALDPEMVNEVLDVMAGLAKEGMTMICVTHEMGFARKVADRILFMDEGQILEDTDPDSFFSNPKTARAKDFLGKILAH; encoded by the coding sequence ATGGTCTCTGTGGCTGGAGTGAACAAGTACTTCGACAGCTATCACGCGCTGCGCGACATCAACCTGGAGGTTCCGCGCGGGCAGGTCGTGGTGGTGCTGGGGCCGTCCGGCTCCGGCAAGTCGACGCTGTGCCGCACGCTCAACCGCCTCGAGACCATCGATGAGGGCACCATCTCGATCGACGGTGTAGCCCTGCCGGAAGAGGGCAAGGCCCTGGCCAAGCTGCGCTCCGACGTGGGCATGGTGTTCCAGTCCTTCAACCTCTTCCCGCACATGACCATCCGGGACAATGTCACCTTGGGGCCCGTGCTCGTGCGCAAGATGAAGAAGGCGGACGCCGACAAGCTGGCCATGAGCCTGCTCGAGCGCGTCGGGATCGCCAGCCAGGCCGACAAGTACCCCGCCCAGCTCTCCGGCGGGCAGCAGCAGCGCGTCGCCATCGCCCGCGCGCTGGCCATGAAGCCCAAGGTCATGCTTTTCGACGAGCCGACCTCGGCCCTGGATCCCGAGATGGTCAACGAGGTCCTCGATGTCATGGCGGGCCTGGCCAAGGAAGGAATGACCATGATCTGCGTGACCCACGAGATGGGCTTCGCGCGCAAGGTCGCCGACCGCATCCTGTTCATGGACGAAGGACAGATCCTAGAGGACACCGACCCGGACAGCTTCTTCTCCAACCCGAAGACCGCCCGCGCCAAGGACTTCCTCGGCAAGATCCTCGCTCACTAG
- a CDS encoding inositol-3-phosphate synthase: MGAKKVRVAIVGVGNCATSLIQGVEYYRDTPETETVPGLMHVKFGDYHVSDVEFVAAFDVDADKVGKDLSDATRASMNCTIQICEVPELGVTVQRGPTLDGLGVHYLATIEESSEEPVDVAQALRDAKADVLVSYLPVGSEEADKFYAQAAIDAGCAFVNALPVFIASDPEWAQKFVDAGLPIVGDDIKSQVGATITHRVLAKLFEDRGVRLERTMQLNVGGNMDFKNMLDRNRLESKKISKTQAVTSILHDSPIAGKKEDRNVHIGPSDYVEWLDDRKWAYVRLEGKAFGDVPLNLEYKLEVWDSPNSAGVIIDAVRAAKIALDRGIAGPVNPAASYLMKSPPIQLGDEEARANLEAFIRGENA, from the coding sequence ATGGGAGCAAAGAAGGTTCGCGTCGCGATCGTCGGCGTTGGCAACTGTGCAACCTCGCTCATCCAGGGCGTGGAGTACTACCGTGACACCCCAGAGACCGAGACGGTTCCCGGCCTCATGCACGTCAAGTTCGGCGATTACCACGTCTCGGATGTCGAGTTCGTCGCCGCGTTCGATGTCGACGCCGACAAGGTGGGCAAGGACCTCTCCGACGCGACCCGCGCTTCCATGAACTGCACCATCCAGATCTGCGAGGTCCCGGAGCTGGGCGTGACCGTCCAGCGTGGCCCGACGCTCGACGGCCTGGGCGTGCACTACCTCGCCACCATCGAGGAGTCCTCCGAGGAGCCCGTCGACGTTGCGCAGGCGCTTCGCGACGCCAAGGCTGACGTCCTCGTCTCCTACCTGCCGGTCGGTTCCGAGGAGGCCGACAAGTTCTACGCGCAGGCGGCCATCGACGCGGGCTGCGCCTTCGTCAACGCCCTGCCGGTGTTCATCGCCTCCGACCCGGAGTGGGCACAGAAGTTCGTCGACGCGGGCCTGCCGATCGTTGGCGACGACATCAAGAGCCAGGTCGGCGCCACCATCACCCACCGCGTGCTGGCCAAGCTCTTCGAGGACCGCGGCGTGCGCCTCGAGCGCACCATGCAGCTCAACGTCGGCGGCAACATGGACTTCAAGAACATGCTCGACCGCAACCGCCTGGAGTCCAAGAAGATCTCCAAGACCCAGGCCGTGACCTCGATCCTCCACGACTCCCCCATCGCGGGCAAGAAGGAGGACCGCAACGTCCACATCGGCCCGTCCGACTACGTCGAGTGGCTCGACGACCGCAAGTGGGCCTACGTCCGCCTCGAGGGCAAGGCCTTCGGCGACGTCCCGCTCAACCTCGAGTACAAGCTCGAGGTCTGGGACTCCCCGAACTCCGCCGGCGTGATCATCGACGCCGTCCGCGCCGCCAAGATCGCCCTCGACCGCGGCATCGCCGGCCCGGTTAACCCGGCCGCCTCCTACCTCATGAAGTCCCCGCCCATCCAGCTGGGCGACGAGGAGGCCCGCGCCAACCTCGAGGCCTTCATCCGCGGCGAAAACGCCTAA
- a CDS encoding HNH endonuclease signature motif containing protein — MNVLETLGALLRDPMTLIEEASGLGEGELERLLPESTAATVAGLAAIYAAPSPMSRVQAECVSAIRANGHCLDALVAIEAVARRVADKRKKWRLRRELCRMKAAPAELKRRGLALLKKLVAPRALTLGVSVRRYADNTWSMRVNAPAEVIATLYDPVKDADDPVAALQEAITGGGAVATVLRPIVTIPLDALDAVLDGTGDETVLRCSDGVERTSTQVARMKLDEKWGFALIHPVEGPVDLVRSERFANGKQRVLAAVENPTCAWDGCHKPADECQVHHLVPWQFGGHTRSSNLATCCAYHNGVNDDDPTGPSVRGRLERVDGKVRRVFRS; from the coding sequence ATGAACGTGTTGGAGACCTTGGGCGCGCTGCTGCGCGACCCGATGACGCTCATCGAGGAAGCCAGTGGGCTGGGTGAGGGTGAGCTGGAGCGGTTGTTGCCGGAGTCCACGGCGGCTACCGTCGCAGGGCTTGCGGCGATCTATGCCGCGCCCTCGCCGATGTCGCGGGTGCAGGCAGAGTGCGTGTCCGCGATCCGCGCCAACGGGCACTGCCTGGATGCGCTTGTGGCGATCGAGGCGGTTGCCCGCCGGGTGGCGGACAAGCGTAAGAAGTGGCGCCTGCGCCGCGAGCTGTGCCGGATGAAGGCGGCGCCTGCGGAGCTTAAACGCCGCGGACTGGCTTTGCTAAAGAAGCTCGTTGCACCCCGCGCGTTGACGTTGGGGGTGTCGGTGCGCAGGTATGCGGACAATACGTGGTCGATGCGGGTCAACGCCCCAGCGGAGGTGATCGCTACGCTTTACGACCCGGTCAAGGACGCCGATGACCCGGTGGCGGCGTTGCAGGAGGCGATCACCGGTGGCGGGGCCGTAGCAACGGTGCTGCGGCCGATCGTGACGATCCCGCTGGACGCTCTCGATGCGGTGCTGGATGGCACCGGGGATGAGACGGTGTTGCGGTGCTCGGATGGGGTGGAGCGCACCAGCACGCAGGTCGCCCGCATGAAGCTGGATGAGAAGTGGGGGTTTGCGCTGATTCATCCGGTTGAAGGGCCGGTGGACTTGGTTCGCTCGGAGCGGTTTGCCAACGGCAAACAGCGTGTCTTGGCGGCGGTCGAGAATCCCACCTGTGCGTGGGATGGGTGCCATAAGCCAGCCGATGAGTGCCAGGTGCATCACTTGGTTCCGTGGCAGTTCGGTGGGCACACGAGAAGCTCGAACCTGGCCACGTGCTGCGCGTATCACAACGGTGTCAACGACGATGATCCGACGGGGCCGTCGGTGCGCGGGCGGCTGGAACGCGTCGACGGGAAGGTACGCCGGGTATTCCGTAGCTAG
- the pyrE gene encoding orotate phosphoribosyltransferase codes for MDIDQAKKAELAELVKELAVVHGKVILSSGKEADYYVDLRRATLHHKASRLIGQLLRELTADLDYVAVGGLTLGADPVATAIMHADGRDIDAFVVRKEAKKHGMQRRIEGPDVVGKKVLVVEDTTTTGNSPLIAVAALREAGAEVVAVATVVDRATGAEKVIADEGLEYRYVLGLEDLGLA; via the coding sequence GTGGACATCGATCAGGCCAAGAAGGCGGAACTGGCCGAGCTGGTCAAGGAGCTGGCCGTCGTGCACGGCAAGGTGATCCTGTCGTCCGGCAAGGAGGCCGACTACTACGTGGACCTGCGCCGGGCCACCTTGCACCACAAGGCCTCCCGGCTCATCGGCCAGCTGCTGCGCGAGCTGACCGCCGACCTCGACTACGTCGCGGTGGGCGGACTCACCCTTGGCGCGGACCCAGTGGCCACCGCCATCATGCACGCCGACGGGCGCGACATCGACGCCTTCGTCGTGCGCAAGGAGGCCAAGAAGCACGGCATGCAGCGCCGCATCGAGGGCCCGGACGTCGTGGGCAAGAAGGTCCTGGTCGTTGAGGACACCACCACCACCGGCAACTCCCCGCTGATCGCCGTCGCCGCCCTCCGCGAGGCGGGCGCCGAGGTCGTCGCCGTGGCCACCGTCGTCGATCGCGCCACCGGCGCGGAGAAGGTCATCGCCGACGAGGGGCTCGAGTACCGCTATGTGCTCGGCCTTGAGGACTTGGGTCTTGCCTAA
- a CDS encoding type III secretion system chaperone family protein produces the protein MLFILAAIIGVAGIALWYLDSTRRKAATHALPEPEATAPQALAQEPEAEPESEAEPEPAPVEDFSDEPIDAEIEEDEEPEIPPAIDEDFESQVFDTTTGEWAVPLDEPVEEAPQGVDKQEAEPETQPVEAADVELEAVPETDLGEEIIAANAAEPEPEEYLEGDDLTLERPEPGTVRFEAEVPAEPEQPKPALVQLPGAARREKRAWAQERGFGYQRTDNFLTDEWSRGAASTGASAKDVVSGVLYGHEMYLAELGGITVMALRRPGASDVVVDARRAVLGEELESEDLIPVSTVAGFSLFSNDPGAAERMTDTRFRSALAGMPETVTAVWMESDWVLAQTAKGSTHEDWDTMAAMLAVCAAVTRVLPPRMGATQAVDFHDCDPSRPLPVPPSYFEDEPEEDLPEMPQITRQDEPVEMPSRSEEISHGVVEPRSIGSQSVEAIAGDDEEATPNSYQGTRIVRELNGQSSIFEDGAAD, from the coding sequence ATGCTCTTCATCCTCGCCGCCATCATCGGTGTCGCCGGCATCGCCCTGTGGTACCTCGACTCGACCCGCCGCAAGGCCGCAACCCACGCGCTGCCCGAGCCCGAGGCCACAGCGCCCCAGGCGCTCGCGCAGGAACCGGAGGCGGAGCCGGAATCAGAGGCCGAGCCCGAACCGGCCCCCGTCGAGGACTTTTCCGACGAGCCGATCGACGCCGAGATAGAAGAAGACGAAGAACCCGAGATCCCCCCGGCCATCGACGAGGACTTCGAAAGCCAGGTCTTCGACACCACCACCGGCGAGTGGGCAGTCCCCCTCGACGAGCCCGTGGAGGAGGCACCGCAAGGCGTCGACAAGCAAGAAGCGGAACCGGAGACGCAGCCGGTGGAGGCCGCCGACGTCGAGCTCGAGGCCGTGCCCGAGACCGACCTGGGCGAGGAGATCATCGCCGCCAACGCCGCGGAGCCGGAGCCGGAGGAGTACCTCGAGGGCGACGACCTCACGCTCGAGCGCCCCGAGCCCGGCACGGTCCGCTTCGAGGCGGAGGTGCCAGCGGAACCCGAGCAGCCCAAGCCCGCCCTCGTGCAGCTGCCCGGCGCCGCCCGCCGTGAGAAGCGCGCGTGGGCCCAGGAGCGCGGCTTCGGCTACCAGCGCACGGACAACTTCCTCACCGACGAGTGGTCCCGCGGCGCCGCATCGACCGGGGCGAGCGCGAAGGACGTCGTCTCCGGCGTGCTCTACGGCCACGAGATGTACCTCGCGGAGCTGGGCGGCATTACGGTGATGGCTTTACGACGGCCAGGGGCGTCCGACGTGGTGGTCGACGCGCGCCGCGCGGTGCTGGGGGAGGAGCTCGAGTCCGAGGACCTCATCCCGGTGTCGACGGTGGCGGGCTTTAGCCTGTTCAGCAACGACCCGGGCGCGGCCGAGCGCATGACCGACACCCGCTTCCGCAGCGCGCTGGCGGGCATGCCCGAGACCGTCACCGCGGTGTGGATGGAATCGGACTGGGTACTCGCGCAGACCGCCAAGGGCTCCACCCACGAGGACTGGGACACGATGGCCGCGATGCTCGCGGTGTGCGCCGCCGTCACGCGCGTCCTCCCGCCGCGCATGGGCGCGACCCAGGCCGTCGACTTCCACGACTGCGACCCCTCGCGCCCGCTGCCGGTCCCGCCGTCCTACTTCGAGGACGAGCCGGAGGAGGACCTGCCGGAGATGCCGCAGATCACCCGCCAGGACGAGCCGGTAGAGATGCCTTCGCGCTCGGAGGAGATCAGCCATGGGGTAGTCGAGCCGCGCTCGATCGGCTCGCAGTCGGTGGAGGCCATCGCCGGCGACGACGAGGAGGCCACCCCGAACAGCTACCAGGGCACCCGCATCGTGAGGGAGCTCAACGGGCAGTCGAGCATCTTCGAAGACGGCGCGGCCGACTAG
- a CDS encoding amino acid ABC transporter permease — MSTRATVLYDAPGPVGIRRNRIYTAVTLLVAAGLLAWVFSTLNAKGQLAAEKWTPFLDANTWRTYLLPGLRGTLTSAVASLFLALVVGVTLGLGRLSRNRAIRWLCGVLVEFFRAIPVLLLIIFSYQVFAVYGVFKPKYLAFAAVVFALTLYNGSVIAEILRAGIESLPKGQTEAAQALGLSHRQTMLRILLPQAVAAMLPALIAQMVIALKDSALGYQIGFVEIVRQGIQSSSANRNYLASLIVVAIIMIIINYSLTLLAERIERQLRAGRARRNIVAKVPEHENQGLDTKDNVVADWHDPGHVEIKNPAE, encoded by the coding sequence ATGTCTACTCGCGCAACCGTGCTTTACGACGCCCCAGGCCCCGTAGGCATACGTCGAAACCGGATCTACACGGCCGTGACCCTGCTCGTGGCGGCGGGACTTTTGGCGTGGGTGTTTAGCACGCTCAACGCCAAGGGGCAGCTGGCCGCGGAGAAGTGGACGCCGTTCTTGGACGCGAACACGTGGAGAACGTACCTTTTGCCGGGCCTGCGCGGCACGCTGACCTCGGCGGTGGCCTCGCTGTTCTTGGCGCTGGTCGTGGGCGTGACCCTCGGCCTGGGAAGGCTCTCGCGCAACCGGGCGATCCGCTGGCTGTGCGGCGTGCTAGTGGAGTTCTTCCGCGCCATACCAGTGCTGCTGCTGATCATCTTCTCCTACCAGGTGTTCGCGGTCTACGGCGTGTTCAAGCCGAAGTACCTGGCGTTTGCGGCGGTGGTGTTCGCGCTGACGCTGTACAACGGCTCGGTCATCGCGGAGATCCTGCGGGCTGGCATCGAGTCGCTGCCGAAGGGGCAGACGGAGGCGGCGCAGGCGCTCGGCCTGTCGCATCGGCAGACGATGTTGAGGATCCTTCTGCCGCAGGCGGTGGCGGCGATGCTGCCGGCGCTCATCGCGCAGATGGTCATCGCGCTGAAGGACTCCGCGCTCGGCTACCAGATCGGCTTCGTGGAGATCGTGCGCCAGGGTATCCAGTCGTCCTCGGCGAACCGGAACTACCTGGCCTCGCTCATCGTGGTGGCGATCATCATGATCATCATCAACTACTCGCTGACGCTTTTGGCCGAGCGCATCGAGCGCCAGCTGAGGGCGGGGCGTGCACGCAGGAACATCGTGGCGAAGGTCCCGGAGCATGAAAACCAGGGGTTGGATACGAAGGACAACGTCGTCGCCGACTGGCACGACCCCGGCCACGTGGAGATCAAGAACCCAGCGGAGTAG
- a CDS encoding amino acid ABC transporter permease, whose translation MDAMWEQLGPAILPAFWTTIKLTVLSAIFSLIFGTILTAMRVSPVRILRTIATFYTNTVRNTPLTLVVLFCSFGLYQTLGLQLASRSSSTFLASNNFRLAVLGFTLYTSAFVAECLRSGINTVSFGQAEAARSLGLSFGQTFSKIVFPQAARAAIVPLGNTLIALTKNTTIASVIGVSEASLLMKEVIENHASALWAIFGAFALGFLILTLPMGLALGALSKKLAVKK comes from the coding sequence ATGGACGCAATGTGGGAGCAACTGGGGCCGGCGATCCTGCCTGCCTTTTGGACGACCATCAAGCTGACGGTGCTGTCCGCGATCTTCTCGCTCATTTTCGGTACCATCCTCACCGCGATGCGTGTGTCCCCGGTGCGGATCCTGCGCACCATCGCCACGTTCTACACCAACACGGTGCGCAACACGCCGCTGACGCTGGTGGTGCTGTTCTGCTCGTTCGGCCTCTACCAGACGCTCGGGCTGCAGTTGGCCAGCCGCAGCTCGTCGACGTTCCTCGCGAGCAACAACTTCCGGCTCGCGGTGCTGGGCTTCACGCTCTACACCTCGGCGTTCGTCGCGGAGTGCCTGCGCTCGGGCATCAATACCGTCAGCTTCGGGCAGGCGGAGGCGGCGCGCTCGCTGGGGTTAAGCTTCGGCCAGACGTTTTCCAAGATCGTCTTCCCGCAGGCCGCGCGCGCCGCGATCGTGCCGCTGGGCAACACGCTCATCGCGCTGACGAAGAACACCACGATCGCGTCGGTCATCGGCGTGTCCGAGGCGTCGCTGCTCATGAAGGAAGTCATCGAGAACCACGCGAGCGCGCTGTGGGCTATCTTCGGCGCGTTCGCGCTGGGCTTCCTCATCCTCACGCTGCCCATGGGCCTGGCCCTGGGCGCGCTGTCTAAGAAACTGGCGGTGAAGAAATAA
- a CDS encoding sulfurtransferase, translating into MSITITADELATRLNSGHKQTILAALWYHDGKDGYHQFNSEHISTSLFCDPALALAGVPGSSIGRNPLPSTHILERWFSKWGLQPGRQVVVYDNYRGLYAARAWWILRWAGIEDVVILDGGQKHWEASGYKTLGGPGNLASYDDVTPTLGHLPTATIDDVKAHDGLLIDAREANRFAGRKEFLDLKAGHIPGAINIPTREVMTPDHRFRPADELAELFASRGVTNDVIADTIIYSGSGNHSAQVIAAMNIAGLDTPRHYIGGWSQWSADPANPVERGDWLFDETREGTKRNK; encoded by the coding sequence ATGAGCATCACAATCACCGCCGACGAGTTGGCCACGCGCCTCAACTCGGGCCACAAGCAGACCATCCTCGCTGCCTTGTGGTACCACGACGGCAAAGACGGTTACCACCAGTTCAACTCCGAGCACATCTCCACCTCGCTGTTTTGTGATCCCGCCCTGGCGCTGGCCGGGGTCCCCGGCTCCAGCATCGGGCGCAACCCGCTGCCCAGCACGCACATCCTCGAGCGCTGGTTTTCCAAGTGGGGCCTGCAGCCCGGCCGCCAGGTCGTCGTCTACGACAACTACCGCGGCCTGTACGCCGCCCGCGCCTGGTGGATCCTGCGCTGGGCGGGTATCGAGGACGTCGTGATCCTCGACGGCGGCCAGAAGCACTGGGAGGCCTCCGGTTACAAGACGCTCGGCGGCCCCGGCAACCTCGCCAGCTACGACGACGTCACCCCCACCCTCGGCCACCTGCCCACCGCCACCATCGACGACGTCAAGGCCCACGACGGCCTGCTCATCGACGCCCGCGAGGCCAACCGCTTCGCCGGCCGCAAGGAGTTCCTCGACCTCAAGGCCGGCCACATCCCCGGCGCCATCAACATCCCCACCCGCGAGGTCATGACCCCCGACCACCGCTTCCGCCCGGCCGACGAGCTCGCCGAGCTGTTCGCCTCCCGCGGGGTCACCAACGACGTCATCGCCGACACCATCATCTACTCCGGCTCCGGCAACCACTCCGCGCAGGTCATCGCCGCGATGAACATCGCGGGCCTGGACACCCCGCGCCACTACATCGGCGGCTGGTCCCAGTGGAGCGCCGACCCCGCCAACCCCGTCGAGCGCGGCGACTGGCTTTTCGACGAAACCAGGGAGGGCACCAAGAGAAACAAGTAG
- a CDS encoding ribonuclease H family protein — translation MNAPSVSPLACARAASPVIAVSAARLVQVGTRAVITVAVAAAAPTPRGVVEWQAAFSEQVELPRAGSFAAGPNFLDCAVEVPGALARRVAGSVAALQKVLGACAIVGPARVTCRRRAFVAPALHARAQRLAAASALAESTASLQLLIDAQGHPVYRFIAAREAGWERARAACPMLLPPLVYATDASRSLRQGSIAWVNTQGEFASRACRPRENVAFLELAAIEEALAYHFAHHPGRRVAFLSDSRRALGRLHTLSRYAGFFAAGLLSANWVPGHSGHLLNETADRLARQHRYQVESHLPGEWLRTIQEGIIGELALAA, via the coding sequence ATGAACGCCCCCTCCGTCAGCCCGCTTGCCTGCGCCCGCGCGGCCAGCCCCGTCATTGCCGTCTCCGCCGCCCGCCTGGTGCAGGTGGGCACGCGCGCCGTCATCACCGTCGCCGTCGCCGCGGCCGCGCCCACGCCGCGCGGGGTCGTCGAGTGGCAGGCTGCCTTCTCTGAGCAGGTCGAGCTGCCGCGCGCGGGGTCCTTCGCGGCAGGCCCGAACTTTCTCGACTGCGCGGTCGAGGTTCCGGGCGCGCTCGCGCGTCGGGTTGCGGGATCGGTCGCGGCGCTGCAGAAGGTGCTGGGGGCGTGCGCGATCGTCGGGCCCGCGCGCGTTACCTGCCGCCGTCGCGCCTTCGTCGCCCCCGCCCTTCACGCCCGCGCGCAACGCCTCGCCGCCGCCAGCGCCCTCGCGGAGAGCACCGCGTCATTGCAGCTGCTTATCGACGCCCAGGGTCACCCGGTCTACCGGTTCATTGCCGCCCGCGAGGCCGGGTGGGAGCGCGCGCGGGCGGCCTGCCCGATGCTGCTGCCGCCCCTGGTCTACGCCACCGACGCCTCCCGCAGCCTCCGGCAGGGCTCGATCGCCTGGGTCAACACCCAAGGCGAGTTCGCCTCGCGGGCCTGTCGCCCGCGCGAGAACGTCGCCTTCCTGGAGCTGGCGGCCATCGAGGAGGCGCTCGCCTACCACTTCGCTCACCACCCGGGGCGCAGGGTCGCCTTCCTGAGCGACTCCCGCCGCGCGCTCGGCAGGCTGCATACGCTGTCTCGCTACGCCGGATTCTTTGCGGCGGGCCTCCTCTCGGCGAACTGGGTGCCGGGACATTCCGGTCACCTGCTCAACGAGACCGCCGACCGGCTCGCGCGCCAGCACCGCTACCAGGTGGAGAGCCATCTGCCGGGCGAGTGGCTGCGCACGATCCAGGAGGGCATCATCGGGGAGCTCGCCCTGGCCGCATAG
- a CDS encoding glutamate ABC transporter substrate-binding protein, whose amino-acid sequence MSRSLMRTLAATAAAIACTVTLAACGDGSSSSSASGGNGLLADIEAGKVTLGTKFDQPGLGLKNADGTMSGLDVDVATYVVNSIAKAKGWSNPEITWRETPSAQRETVIGNGEVDMIAATYSINASRAEKVNFGGPYLITHQALLVKSDNTSITKLEDLDGKSLCSVSGSTPAQKVKDALPGVQLQEFDTYSSCVEALGQGTIDAMTTDATILNGYAAQNPGSFKLVEMEKDGKPFTDEYYGIGLKKDDTEGTDAINTALKEMQDSGEFDKAVEKNLGSKDGIDNGTPGDLSFIK is encoded by the coding sequence ATGTCTCGCTCTCTCATGCGCACCCTCGCCGCCACCGCCGCCGCTATCGCCTGCACCGTTACGCTCGCCGCGTGTGGCGACGGCAGCTCCTCCTCGTCCGCCTCCGGCGGCAATGGCCTGCTCGCCGACATCGAGGCGGGCAAGGTCACCCTCGGCACCAAGTTCGACCAGCCCGGCCTGGGCCTGAAGAACGCCGACGGCACCATGAGCGGCCTCGACGTGGACGTTGCCACCTACGTGGTCAACTCGATCGCGAAGGCCAAGGGCTGGAGCAACCCCGAGATCACCTGGCGCGAGACCCCGTCCGCCCAGCGCGAGACCGTCATCGGCAACGGCGAGGTCGACATGATCGCCGCGACCTACTCGATCAACGCCTCCCGCGCGGAGAAGGTCAACTTCGGCGGCCCGTACCTCATCACCCACCAGGCGCTTTTGGTCAAGTCCGACAACACCTCCATCACCAAGCTCGAGGACCTGGACGGCAAGAGCCTGTGCTCGGTGTCCGGCTCCACCCCGGCGCAGAAGGTCAAGGACGCGCTGCCGGGCGTGCAGCTGCAGGAGTTCGACACCTACTCCTCCTGCGTTGAGGCGCTCGGCCAGGGCACCATCGACGCGATGACCACCGACGCGACCATCCTCAACGGCTACGCCGCCCAGAACCCGGGCTCCTTCAAGCTCGTGGAGATGGAAAAAGACGGCAAGCCGTTCACCGACGAGTACTACGGCATCGGCCTGAAGAAGGACGACACCGAGGGCACCGACGCGATCAACACCGCCCTGAAGGAGATGCAGGACAGCGGCGAGTTCGACAAGGCCGTGGAGAAGAACCTGGGCTCCAAGGACGGCATCGACAACGGCACCCCGGGCGACCTCTCCTTCATCAAGTAA
- a CDS encoding cation:dicarboxylate symporter family transporter, which yields MAQQPSAESMLSTSPQVPEPKKPRKDRTHWLYIGVIIAVIAGIIFGLVAPDVAKSFKVLGTMFVSLIKMMISPVIFCTIVLGIGSVRAAASVGKAGGLALGYFLTMSTFALAVGLVVGNFIQPGSGLNIEATKNAGAEYASQAEHGGGMIGFIQSIIPDTIFSAFTSGSVLQTLFVALLVGFAVQSMGKRGEPILIAVGHLQKLMFKILNMVLWVAPIGAFGAMAGVVGATGMKAVLQLGVLMIAFYLTCIIFIFGVLGTILWSFTRVNIFKLCKYLGREFLLIVATSSSESALPNLMRKMEHVGVATPTVGIVVPTGYSFNLDGTAIYLTMSAIFISDAMHMPMNLGEQIGLLLFMIIASKGAAGVSGAGIATLAAGLQSHRPELLDGVGVIVGIDRFMSEARALTNFAGNAVATILVGKWTRTVDLARVRDVLDGKIPYVAAADDSDVDFHNPTVTNPATESLQPTPQVNIEAFRH from the coding sequence ATGGCACAACAGCCCAGCGCAGAAAGCATGCTGAGCACCTCGCCGCAGGTGCCAGAACCCAAGAAACCCCGCAAGGACCGCACCCACTGGCTCTACATCGGCGTCATCATCGCGGTGATCGCCGGCATTATCTTCGGGCTCGTCGCGCCCGACGTGGCCAAGAGCTTCAAGGTGCTCGGCACGATGTTCGTCAGCCTCATCAAGATGATGATCTCGCCGGTCATCTTCTGCACCATCGTGCTGGGCATCGGCTCGGTGCGCGCGGCGGCGTCGGTGGGTAAGGCCGGCGGACTTGCGCTCGGCTACTTCCTGACGATGTCCACCTTCGCGCTGGCCGTGGGCCTCGTCGTGGGCAACTTCATCCAGCCCGGCTCGGGGCTGAACATCGAGGCGACGAAGAACGCGGGCGCGGAGTACGCGTCTCAGGCCGAGCACGGCGGCGGCATGATCGGCTTCATCCAGTCGATCATCCCCGACACGATCTTCTCCGCGTTCACCTCTGGATCGGTCCTGCAGACGCTGTTCGTGGCGCTGCTGGTCGGCTTCGCGGTGCAGTCGATGGGCAAGCGCGGCGAGCCGATCCTCATCGCGGTGGGCCACCTGCAGAAGCTGATGTTCAAGATCTTGAACATGGTGCTGTGGGTCGCGCCGATCGGCGCGTTCGGCGCGATGGCGGGCGTCGTGGGCGCGACCGGCATGAAGGCCGTGCTGCAGCTGGGCGTGCTCATGATCGCCTTCTACCTGACCTGCATCATCTTCATCTTCGGCGTGCTGGGCACGATCCTGTGGTCGTTCACGCGGGTGAACATCTTCAAGCTGTGCAAGTACTTAGGGCGCGAGTTCCTGCTCATCGTGGCCACCTCTTCCTCCGAGTCGGCGCTGCCGAACCTCATGCGCAAGATGGAGCACGTGGGCGTTGCCACCCCGACGGTGGGCATCGTGGTGCCGACGGGCTACTCCTTCAACCTGGACGGAACGGCCATCTACCTGACTATGTCCGCGATCTTCATCTCGGATGCCATGCACATGCCGATGAACCTGGGCGAGCAGATCGGCTTGCTCCTGTTCATGATCATCGCCTCCAAGGGCGCGGCCGGCGTCTCCGGCGCAGGCATCGCCACCCTGGCGGCCGGCCTGCAGTCGCACCGCCCGGAGCTGCTCGACGGCGTGGGCGTCATCGTGGGCATCGACCGCTTCATGTCCGAGGCGCGTGCGCTGACCAACTTCGCCGGCAACGCCGTGGCCACGATCCTCGTGGGCAAGTGGACCCGCACCGTGGACCTGGCCCGCGTGAGGGACGTGCTCGACGGGAAGATCCCCTACGTGGCGGCCGCCGACGACTCCGACGTCGACTTCCACAACCCGACCGTGACCAACCCGGCCACCGAGTCGCTGCAGCCGACCCCGCAGGTCAACATCGAGGCCTTCAGGCACTAG